From the Psychrobacter sp. P11F6 genome, the window TTGCCATTGCAGCACCGATGACCGCTGACAATCCAATACCACCAAGACCAAAGATAGCGACAGTCGCACCCTCTTCTACCTTGGCCGTATTCATCACTGCACCCATACCCGTGGTAACACCGCAACCAAGCAAGCAGACTTCTTCTAGTGGTGCTTCTTTGTTCACTTTTGCCAAAGAAATCTCAGGCAACACCGTATATTCAGAGAAGGTTGAGCAGCCCATATAATGATAAATTGGCTCACCATCTTTATAAAAACGTGTGGTGCCGTCTGGCATTAAGCCTTTACCTTGGGTCTCGCGTACCGCTGAGCACAAGTTTGTTTTGCCTGAGGTACACATTTTACAGACGCCACATTCTGCGGTGTATAACGGAATGACATGATCGCCGACTTGCACACTGGTGACGCCTTCGCCGATTTGCTCAACGATACCGCCACCTTCATGACCCAAAATCGCTGGGAATACGCCTTCTGGGTCTTCACCAGATAAAGTAAATGCATCAGTGTGACAGACGCCGCTTGCCACGATTTTTACCAATACTTCGCCTTTACGGGGCAGCATCACATCCACTTCTTCGATAGATAGTGGCTCATTTGGACCCCAAGCAATGGCGGCTTTTGATTTAATAAATTTATCTGACATCGTTATCTCTCTTTTTAATTCATTTTATGGGTTATTAAGCGCAGACCTCTATTCAGCTTATCTTGCTTGTTGAATGGAGGCAAGCGGCAGTTGTAGCAGTCTGTAAAGCTTTATACTGACTATTATAGTTTTTTCTATAGCGATAACAATGTGCTATATTTGCAAATATCTTTTACACAGTGGTAATAATCATGCGCTGGGATGGTATTAGCGAATTTGTTTATGTAGCAGATTACGAAAGCTTTACGCGCGCCGCAAAAGAATTGGGCATCTCAACCGCGCAAGTCAGTCGGCAGATAAGCGCTTTAGAGAAGCGACTGAATATTAAACTGCTGTATCGCACGACGCGTAAAGTATCGTTGACTGAAGAAGGTCGCGTGTTTTATCAGCATTGCCGCGGGGTGCTCGATGGCTTGGATGCGGCTGAGCAAGCAGTGAGCAATTTACAATCAAAGCCGCAAGGTAGGATTAAACTGACCGCTCCTGTCACTTATGGCGAGCAGCAATTATTGCCACTGGTCAATGATTTCATGGTGCAATATCGCGATATCGAAGTGACGGCGTTTTTGAGCAATCAAAAAATCGACCTCATTGATGGCGGTTATGATTTGGCGATTCGTATCGGCAAATTAAGTGATTCGACGATGATGGCAAAAAAGCTTAGCCGTCGTACCAATTTCGTCTGTGCCGCGCCTGCTTATCTCGAAAAATACGGCATACCACATTCTTTGAGCGATCTGAGTCAGCATAACTGCTTACTTGGCACACGTGACTATTGGCACTTTATAGAAGATGGCAAAATAGATTCTGGAAAAAATGCTGATAAAGAAAAAAACCTGCGCGTGTCTGGCAGTGTCCAATATAACAGCGGTCACAGTCTAGTCGATGCGGCGTTAAAAGGTCTGGGTATCGTGCAGCTGCCTGACTATTATGTGCAAAAATACTTAGCATCAGGTGAGCTGGTCAGCTTATTGAATAACTATCGAGAGCCTGAAGAAAGTATCTGGGCCATCTATCCGCACAACCGTCATTTATCGCCAAAGATTAGACTGCTCGTCGATTATCTAGCAGAGCATTTGGTTTAGCTATGCGTTTTGTCTTAGGCATTTTTTAAGGTGTGTTGCAATGCGAGGCTTTACTATGCGCGGTTTATTACGCACAATGCTACTAAGCACAAGGAATATTATGGTTCACACTAAATATTCGATGTTGTCAGCCATCATTCGCTGAATAAACAATGACAATAAAAGGACTTTTCATGCTTAAGATTCTCTCTATCGCTACCCTAGCATTGGTCGTATCCTCCTGCGCCAGTGTTGAAAATATTTTAAAAGCGCCTGATAAGATGCCATCAATGCCAAAAACGATGACTGCTATCGATGCCGAAAAAGGCTTGGTTACGCTGCAAAGCAATCATTCCGTGCAAGATACTGCTGATAAACTGGCGGCAATTATTGAAAGCAAAGGTATGAAAGTATTTGCACGCGTCGATCACCAAAAGAATGCCCAAGGTGTCAATTTAACATTAAGACCGACGCAGGTCATTATGTTTGGTAATCCAAAAGCGGGTACGCCATTGATGAATTGCGAGCAAAGCGTCGCTATCGACTTGCCGCAAAAAATCCTCATCAGTGAAGACGCTGATAAAAAAGTTTGGTTGTCGTACAACAATCCTGAATATCTCAAAGACCGTCATAACATAAAAGGTTGTGATACCCAATTGGCGAATATTGCAAAAGCCCTTGATGGCGTTAGTAAAGCAGCAGTTGCAAAGTAATACCAAACCAAAAAAATACGATTAACGACGTCATTTTTGCTTGTTCCGCTCGCTTAGTCTACTAGATGTAGTGCTTGCACTCTTTTTTCTTGCTACTCTAATTTTTTGAGAAGGTATAAGCGTTGGGTGAAAATCTGAACAAATAAAAAGGTGGGATGCAAAAGCACTCCCACCTTTTTATATCTTTAAAAGCTTCATTTACTAGCAATGCTCAGACCGTGCTATTTGCTCATGCAACTCTACTTTTAACTTCTTTGCACATTCGATAATCTTTTTTCGACCAGCAGGAATAGCCCCATATTCAATCGCTATTTCTCGCATTTGTACCGTGACGTCATAGTGCGGATAACTGGCATGACGGTGGAATAAACGCGAATCTACTTCAATCAACGCTGCAAAGTCATGCAACTCTTGCAGGGTATCTGCCAGCATATGGCACCACTTATAGCCTTTAAATTCTATCTGCATAAAATCTACATATATCGCCATAGAGTCGCCTCCTTTATTATCATTAGCTATTTTATCATGTGCTAAACAACGCTTTCACAGAGCAGCCACTAGAACAATTCACGTGCATCTTTCTTTAGCTGTTTGAGTACGGCTTGGTATTCGCTATGATTGGTTTCAAATGTGCTTAGACGCCCATAACGGAGCTGACGATAGTCCTGCTTCATCTGCATGATTTTTGCTTGGACAATATCTGAATGACCGCTATCTGTTAGCTTACTCACTTTACCGCTCTTCTTACTACTTTTAGCATTGGTATCAGCGTTTGTATCAGTACTTGAATCATTTTCTCGGTCATTAACCGCTATTGCCAAGCGCTCAAGCCAAGCAAGCTGTCCTTCACTTTCATCACGAGCAAGTGATTTATCCACTTTTCCAATACGTTTTGATAGCTGTGCAAGCGGCTGGTCTGCTGGATGCCAGCGCTTGCGGCGGCGTTGCCAAATGATAAAGACCACAATAGCCATGACGGTAATAGCACTTGCCGCTAGCCAAATAATTTGCTGCGTGATTGAACGGATGTTAAACCATTTCAGTAGCGAGTCAGCTTGCTTGTCCTGATCGTAACCGACGACGTCTTTTTGCCAATAATAGCTTGCTTGGTCGGATAGACGGCGTAAGGTTTGTAGCATTTGATACTGCTGATAGCTGATTTGTGCGCTAGCGCCATCGCCGAACATTGCCGCTCCTCGTGCCTGCGTCAGCGCATCCATCCCTTGCTCGACACGCTCAGGTGCGACAAAAGCAGTCGGATCGACACGTACCCAGCCTTGACCCTCAAGCCAAACCTCCGTCCAAGCGTGCGCATCCTTTTGCCGCACCTCCCATACATTACCACCGCGGCTCAGCTCACCACCTTGATAGCCGGCGACGACGCGCGCGGGTATGCCAGCGGCGCGCAGCATAAAGGTAAAACTGGAGGAATAATGCTCACAAAACCCAGCTTTGGTCTCAAATAAAAACTCGTCAATACGGTTATTATTCAGCCGTGGCGGTGATAACGTATAACGAAATTCTGTTTGATTAATCCAGCGTTCAATAGCCGCCATATAGCGCACTGGGTCTGAGTCTGATTGCGCAAATAACTGCTGTGCCAGTGCTCTTGCTTGCGGATTTCCGTCGGCTGGCAAGGTAAGATTTAGACGTCGCAACTCATCAGAGAGAATCGGATCGATACGCATCGGTGCAAATTGCAATACTTCATAACGTAACTGCTGAGTGACGGGCTGATCTTTTAATAAGGTAAAGTTTGAAGTAATACTGACATCTTGGCGCTGGGCAAAAGGATAATCAAGTCCAAATAGCCAGTTTTGCTGCGTCGGCTCTAGGATAATTTCATAGCTGGTAGGCGTATTTTTTACTTCATCAGGGACAGTTGCAAAGGCATTCTCAATCCAAGATGGCATTTGCGGTGCAGGTCGCCATTGTCGTTGCTGAGGGCTAGGACGCCATGTAATACCGTCAAAGTCGCTAAACACCAAACCACGCCAATATAACTGCTGTTGCGGCGGGCGATTCTCTGCAAACTCTACCCGAAACGCCAGCTCAGTCGATTGTCCCAAATTGGCAAAATCCCCGGGTGACATACTGTCGGACACGCCAGTGGTTGCTTGCTGACCTGATAGCTGTACTGACCATAGTGGTGGCAAGCGCGGGAAGAACAAAAATAGCACGACTAATAACGGCAACGCCCCGATACCCAGCACACCCAAAGTACGCAAGCGACCATCACCGCGAGTGTTGCCGTCATCATTAAGCGCAATAAATGCCAATAAAATGATAACTGCACCAACAATCACTTCTAAAGTCGTCACAAGACCTTGATCCATCAAAAACAGCGCGGCAAGGACAAATAGTGATAAATTTAGGACCACATAAGCATCTCGCCGTTTATACATCTCCCACAGCTTACTGATGAGACAGAGCACTAAAAACGCCACGCCCATATCCAGTCCAAACGCTGTATTGTAAGTCAGCCATAGACCTGCCAGTCCCAATAAAAAGCCGAGCATTTGCATGCCTTGATAGACACGTTTTAAATGCGCTGTTTTTTTAAACTTAGCTTTTATAGACGGTAGCTGTGCGGCGATGCTGACCACCGCAAAACCTATCAACCAAAACGGCAGATGCGCCGCATGAGGTAAAATAACGGTAATTTGAGCAATTAGCACCCAATAATAAGCAGGCAAGGCGAATAGCTTACGAGTCCATTTTGTAGCGCTATCCTGTAAAGCACGATCAGTGACGTTTTGACCCAGTGCCAACTGCTCAAAGCTTGTGGGACTTGTTTCAGGAAAACCTATAAATGTGTTTTCAGCATCATTTGTAGGGAGTTTTTTTGAGTTGGTTCTATTAGTCATTGTGCTTTCGCCAACCTTAGCAAGCACGCTTGTGCAAAACTGTCGCCTTCACCCATTGGTGCAGTAGAATGGGTATCATTGGGTAAGCGCATATGAAATGTCACGCCCAGCTCACCTAATTTCATCGCCCCATACGCCAGTTGTGCGAGTTTTTGCTCATGATGTGCTGCTGGCATATCCGCATAATCTAACGTTTGCTCATGACCGACTGGATCAGCAAAGTGCTTGGTCAACATGCCTTGACCACGTGCTACATGTCCCCACGACACCCGTGCCAGCGACTCGCCTTCAACGTAGTTATCTAGCCGCTCAAAATCATCTTGACCTTGCCGATATTGCCCACCTGTTGGCAAATCCTCCTGACTGGCAACGGCATATTGCGTCTGCCAATCAAACACTTCAGGTTTTGGATAGACCCAAGCAGTACGGGCAAAATAAACATAGGACCACGCCCGCATAATGCCCAAAGGATAAA encodes:
- a CDS encoding S-(hydroxymethyl)glutathione dehydrogenase/class III alcohol dehydrogenase, with the translated sequence MSDKFIKSKAAIAWGPNEPLSIEEVDVMLPRKGEVLVKIVASGVCHTDAFTLSGEDPEGVFPAILGHEGGGIVEQIGEGVTSVQVGDHVIPLYTAECGVCKMCTSGKTNLCSAVRETQGKGLMPDGTTRFYKDGEPIYHYMGCSTFSEYTVLPEISLAKVNKEAPLEEVCLLGCGVTTGMGAVMNTAKVEEGATVAIFGLGGIGLSAVIGAAMAKASRIIAIDINESKFELAKKLGATDCINPKDYDKPIQEVIVELTDGGVDYSFECIGNVDVMRSALECCHKGWGESVIIGVAGAGQEISTRPFQLVTGRVWRGSAFGGVKGRSELPGYVERYLAGEIPLQDFITHTMPLEDINEAFDLMHKGESIRTVIHF
- a CDS encoding LysR family transcriptional regulator — translated: MRWDGISEFVYVADYESFTRAAKELGISTAQVSRQISALEKRLNIKLLYRTTRKVSLTEEGRVFYQHCRGVLDGLDAAEQAVSNLQSKPQGRIKLTAPVTYGEQQLLPLVNDFMVQYRDIEVTAFLSNQKIDLIDGGYDLAIRIGKLSDSTMMAKKLSRRTNFVCAAPAYLEKYGIPHSLSDLSQHNCLLGTRDYWHFIEDGKIDSGKNADKEKNLRVSGSVQYNSGHSLVDAALKGLGIVQLPDYYVQKYLASGELVSLLNNYREPEESIWAIYPHNRHLSPKIRLLVDYLAEHLV
- a CDS encoding DUF302 domain-containing protein, with the translated sequence MLKILSIATLALVVSSCASVENILKAPDKMPSMPKTMTAIDAEKGLVTLQSNHSVQDTADKLAAIIESKGMKVFARVDHQKNAQGVNLTLRPTQVIMFGNPKAGTPLMNCEQSVAIDLPQKILISEDADKKVWLSYNNPEYLKDRHNIKGCDTQLANIAKALDGVSKAAVAK
- a CDS encoding DUF4031 domain-containing protein, with the protein product MAIYVDFMQIEFKGYKWCHMLADTLQELHDFAALIEVDSRLFHRHASYPHYDVTVQMREIAIEYGAIPAGRKKIIECAKKLKVELHEQIARSEHC
- a CDS encoding transglutaminaseTgpA domain-containing protein yields the protein MTNRTNSKKLPTNDAENTFIGFPETSPTSFEQLALGQNVTDRALQDSATKWTRKLFALPAYYWVLIAQITVILPHAAHLPFWLIGFAVVSIAAQLPSIKAKFKKTAHLKRVYQGMQMLGFLLGLAGLWLTYNTAFGLDMGVAFLVLCLISKLWEMYKRRDAYVVLNLSLFVLAALFLMDQGLVTTLEVIVGAVIILLAFIALNDDGNTRGDGRLRTLGVLGIGALPLLVVLFLFFPRLPPLWSVQLSGQQATTGVSDSMSPGDFANLGQSTELAFRVEFAENRPPQQQLYWRGLVFSDFDGITWRPSPQQRQWRPAPQMPSWIENAFATVPDEVKNTPTSYEIILEPTQQNWLFGLDYPFAQRQDVSITSNFTLLKDQPVTQQLRYEVLQFAPMRIDPILSDELRRLNLTLPADGNPQARALAQQLFAQSDSDPVRYMAAIERWINQTEFRYTLSPPRLNNNRIDEFLFETKAGFCEHYSSSFTFMLRAAGIPARVVAGYQGGELSRGGNVWEVRQKDAHAWTEVWLEGQGWVRVDPTAFVAPERVEQGMDALTQARGAAMFGDGASAQISYQQYQMLQTLRRLSDQASYYWQKDVVGYDQDKQADSLLKWFNIRSITQQIIWLAASAITVMAIVVFIIWQRRRKRWHPADQPLAQLSKRIGKVDKSLARDESEGQLAWLERLAIAVNDRENDSSTDTNADTNAKSSKKSGKVSKLTDSGHSDIVQAKIMQMKQDYRQLRYGRLSTFETNHSEYQAVLKQLKKDARELF